The genomic DNA TAGGATGGTTCGAAGCTCTTGCGTTTTTGAAGTCTTCACGGCGTAGAACATGAAAGATAAAGAGAGGGCGGCAGTTAATAGAGGGGAAAACTGTTCGGGAGTTtaattgttttcatttataTAGGTATAGAAAtcatccttttcaaaataaacCACTTGGATGGAAAGATTCTGCCTTCTCCTTGTATGTGAAATGCAATAATAGAAAAACAAATCCTAAAAAAGGCAGCATCTGGCTATTCttaaaagtttcaagaCGCGACAAGGCCCATCGTTTGACTTGGGCCCATAATAATTACAAAAAAGCAAATCTTTCACTAAGACACTTGATGCCAGTAAAATCAAgcagttttttttccaggTACCTCAAAGGAAGATCGATCTTGAATTTCGGCATCTAAGATATCCACATCATCGGAATTAGGATCCATTCCCATGTTTTCcaactctttttcattgaaacaGTTGAAATAATCTAAAGGATCCTCCTGCCTCAGTTTTTCGTGACGTAAAGGAGCTACCAGGTTCAGTGCGTAGTACAATCCACCACTAACAATTGGGATGAAAAACATATAGCCATAATAAAAGTTCATCATGCCAATGTTTTCCTTCAAGCTATCGTTTGCAGAGTATACCAAACCCGGCAATCCTAGACCCAAGCCGGTGAAGAAAGCAAGCGTCGACCGCCAGTTTATGCCGTAATCGTACCAGAAAAGCCCCGACTTTGAAAGGGTAAAAAAGTCTATAAGTGGGATTTTAGATTTACGTATAGCGTAAAAATCGACAATGTTTATCGCTATAATGGGTGTCGTAAAAACTCCAAAAGCACTCATGGCGTCcaaaaaggaagaagatgtgTTGAAAAAGGTCCATGGCTGAACAACCCAAGAGATCAATTGGACAAAAATCGTTCCTCtcttgatattgatatatttggGAAGTATTCCTGCCAAGTCCATGCCGCATGAGTAGCCATTTTGTGTCATATTCAGGAATAGCTGAGAACCAACAAAACTAATTCCGATGAAAAATGCAGCAGCCCGTGCTTTGGAAGAGTAGTCATCCCTCAACCATTGTGCAACCATTTCATCTGGAGTCCAGTAAGCCACCCCATATAGTTCCTTACAGGCGGAAGCACAAAGCATTCCGCTTAGTGAGACAAAGGTACCTGGCAAAACAGTTCCTAGAAACAGACCCCAATAGCATGATGTTTTGCTGTGTGCAAAACGTGAGTAATCTGATTGGTTCGCGACAGCTGGCGAGACTCCGCTGTACCAGATCGTGATAGCAAAAATCCACATCCAAGAGCGCTCACTCGCATTAAGGGTTACTCTATTGTAGTATAGAGGTCCAGGTCCCCCATTTGTGCTCACAAGGTATGCTAAAATACCGACAATGGCAAAAAGTGTCATGAAGCAAGTCACAATGGAAGGTATATTGACACGTCTTGGTTTTACAAAGGCAAAAGGCATCTGGATCAATTGAAAGCATAGAAAGCTAATGAGGTCTCTCCTTGTCATTGGAACAGATTCAGGGAAtgtatttttcatgttTAAAAAGTTCAGGGAAAAGGAGCTAAAAACCATGTTGAAACAGAGACCCCCTAGCCAAGAGAGATAACCATAAAATACAGCAGCTAGACCCACCCGAAATATAATCCCAATGAAGGAGCCATATATGCCGAAAATCATTCGCTGATCTAAAGTATAGCCAATATGATACTTTATTCCTGGATTCGAGTTTGCTATTGTCATCAACCCTATGAGAATATTAGCAATCACTAGAGCTCCAATTGACTGTTGAAtgttcaaattcaaacttAAGAGTGCTGAACCCGTTGAAAAAGTAgcaacagaaaaatttgggAGTCCCCAATAAGCGAAAAAAGACCAGAACCCCCAAGTGCGCTCTTTATCAGGTATTGGTTGTAAATCAGGATTTCTCAAGACGGATATAGGCTCATCTCCGTGAGGTACTTCGATTGCTCTCAAAAATCTCTGAAATTTAGTTTTCGGTTTTTTTGGAGCCTCGATCTCTTGTTGCGATAGAATGATATCCAATTCAACAGGACTTAGCACAGTTCTGAGTGTTTTGGGTGAAGTAACAGGTATAATTTTCTCCATCTTAGTTTGCAACTTGCCCTGTTTCGAACTGGCAAAAAAGGAAGCAGTTACAAGAATAtctattcaatttttataAGTATCCTTTCGGTTTAATTTGAATCAGcataaatttttggaaactATTTCCGAATGTTTCGGTGCGTCGAGAACACGAGTccgatttttttcttatctACATGCATGACATGAAATATGTCACGATACCTATGATTTTGGGATAGTTTTTATCttatcaattttgtcaCTTCAGCGTGTATGTGTGCTATATAATCTCGCGCTCTTGGAAGTGGGAAAGTAATTTTGATGGAAATTGTGACCGaggaaaatataaaaaatcttAAGGAGATGCTAACAGCGAGACCTGAAACACATATTTCCCCTCTAGggatgaaaaatctgtgATATTAATGATCACCTAAAAAATAAGGAAGAGCTAGCAAGTTGAATTGAGTGAGCCATAATAATAATCTCTTGGTTACGTGCACAAACATTTAAAGCCTGCCACAGGTTTGTGTGGATAGCGCGGTGGTACGGTAAATGCTTCTTTCACTTGAAGCAGAAGAAACAATAAGCCCCATCTGCTGTTCAATGCAGATAACAATCAGACTGCTAAGCTGAGAAGGGATTTTTTAAGATTCAGATTATGCTGATGTCGAgtaatcaaaaaaatgccaCGGCAACATCGTTACTCTCCAATACGTATATAATGATAAACAGTAAACAGAGGTAATTTTTACTTTTAGAAGGTAGccttttcaacttttcacATGGGTTTTGTGCACTCCTGAACTAAGTGAGTACAGCTTCTAAGCTCTCCTCTCAAGTATTTCTATTTAGAGAAAATAGGCCAGCTCCTCTATTGCCGTCAGCAGTGACTAATAGCAAGCCGACTCCTGATATGACTATGACGAAACCTCAAGCTTCAATGGAGGGGGGAATCGAAGTTTAGCTCAAAACCTTTATTGCGCTCTATGAAAAGTCTATGGAAAAGGTTTTGTAAAAGGAAGGCTATAGCGAGGGACGATACTTGGCTATTATATAAATGTGTTTAACGAAGTTTTTTGGAGAATTAACTATAATAGGTCTATCCAATCAACAGTAGAacttgtttcaattgatttatGATCCTAATGTTGAAGTTGGTTTCGATCCTCTGCCTTGTGGCTAAGTGCGCATTATGCTTTGAGCAACCCGATAGTGATGATTTAAATACCATATGGGGCCAGGATTGGCCTTTTAGCGGCATAAACACTTATGCACATCTACCTCATACAAAGTGTTTGTTGGATAAAAATCTGACTTTCGATATAGGTGTAATCGGCGTTCCATTTGATAGTGCAGTCTCTTATCGTCCTGGGGCCCGATTTGGACCTCAAGCAATTAGAGCTGCTTCTCAGCGACAATTTTCCTTCCGTGGCTTCAACTTTCGTGCAGGAATCAACCCATATAAAAGTTGGGCAAAAATCTTGGACTGTGGAGATGTTCCAGTTACTCCAATGGATAGCAATTTGGCACTCAACATGATGACTTCCGCATACAAAAATCTTCTAGATAGGAAAAGTGCGTATGAAGACTCTTCAAGCCCACCAAGATTGGTGACATTAGGTGGTGATCACAGCATCATACTGCCTATTTTGAGGAACCTGTATGATATTTACGGGCCTATTACTGTTATTCATTTTGATTCCCATCTCGATACTTGGTCACCAATAGATTATCCTTCATATTGGACCTCCACTGCTTCAGAGTTCAATCATGGCACAATGCTATGGAAAGCCAAACAGGAAGGTCTTTTATCCAAGAATAATATTCATGCTGGTTTGAGAACGCGCTTAAGCGGTAATGATTGGGGAGATTATGAAGCTGATGACAGAACAGGTTTTCATCGAATCGAGAGTGACAGAATTCTCAAAGTTGGTGTGGATggaattgttgaagagataaaaaatatgttACCTGAAGGAACTCCAATATATGTCAgtgttgatattgatgtCCTGGATCCCAGCGCAGCTCCCGGAACAGGAACTGCGGAAGTTGGTGGCTGGTTGACAAGAGAATTAATTAGTATGTTGCGTTCTCTTGACACCTTTCCTCTGATAGGTGCCGATATTGTCGAAGTTTCTCCCCCATATGATCAGAGTGACATAACAAGCTTCGCTGCTTCTCACATTGCGTATGAGCTTATCAGTACTATGGTAAAGCAGGGCCCCATTGATTTGGAAAGTCACAACTCCAATTTTcactcttttgaaaacaatcaaagtaaagaaaaaacCGGATTCTTTGCCAAGGAGTGGttttagatttttttgaactacatttggatgaaaatgaacCTTTAGATATTTTACATTTGTACAAGACCATGGTTCCGGAAAACTACAGTCTCGTTTCTTTAATAAGTTTGCTGCTCTTGTAGCTAGCAATGATTGTGCCCTTTGAGCTTTAGggtttcaaatatttttaGAAATTGTATGCACTCATGATATCAATACGTACACTTTTGAGTTTTAACTGCTCCTGCTCCTGTCGAAGCAAAGCTAGAAGATATATTTAGATGATCTACTGTGAGAACTAAAGCATTGATATGTCATGAAATACCTATCATTTACTCTTACGAACACATTCTATAGAATATCCTGACCCAAAGTTACCGAAGTTTTGTATAGGTGGATGGGTGTGTGGTAAAATTTCGAGAATGAGGCATTTGGGAGTACAGTTTTTACAGGCCGCTACAGAATCTATATTCAACAGCCTGCCATGCCTGAAGAATGAGAACTGACAGAAATGATTTGCTTCCGAATGAACAGTTCAAGTCTCAAAGTCCAGCCAACCATTGTGGTTGCTCTATGATAGCAATACATGAGAACTTCTTGTTCTAACTGCTACAACTAAGTGACCCCCGCCGCCTCTTTGGCCACTGCTACACAGTTGAGAAACAGAAGAAGGAGGCAGTCAACATTAT from Zygotorulaspora mrakii chromosome 7, complete sequence includes the following:
- a CDS encoding agmatinase encodes the protein MILMLKLVSILCLVAKCALCFEQPDSDDLNTIWGQDWPFSGINTYAHLPHTKCLLDKNLTFDIGVIGVPFDSAVSYRPGARFGPQAIRAASQRQFSFRGFNFRAGINPYKSWAKILDCGDVPVTPMDSNLALNMMTSAYKNLLDRKSAYEDSSSPPRLVTLGGDHSIILPILRNLYDIYGPITVIHFDSHLDTWSPIDYPSYWTSTASEFNHGTMLWKAKQEGLLSKNNIHAGLRTRLSGNDWGDYEADDRTGFHRIESDRILKVGVDGIVEEIKNMLPEGTPIYVSVDIDVLDPSAAPGTGTAEVGGWLTRELISMLRSLDTFPLIGADIVEVSPPYDQSDITSFAASHIAYELISTMVKQGPIDLESHNSNFHSFENNQSKEKTGFFAKEWF
- a CDS encoding nucleobase cation symporter-1 family protein, which codes for MEKIIPVTSPKTLRTVLSPVELDIILSQQEIEAPKKPKTKFQRFLRAIEVPHGDEPISVLRNPDLQPIPDKERTWGFWSFFAYWGLPNFSVATFSTGSALLSLNLNIQQSIGALVIANILIGLMTIANSNPGIKYHIGYTLDQRMIFGIYGSFIGIIFRVGLAAVFYGYLSWLGGLCFNMVFSSFSLNFLNMKNTFPESVPMTRRDLISFLCFQLIQMPFAFVKPRRVNIPSIVTCFMTLFAIVGILAYLVSTNGGPGPLYYNRVTLNASERSWMWIFAITIWYSGVSPAVANQSDYSRFAHSKTSCYWGLFLGTVLPGTFVSLSGMLCASACKELYGVAYWTPDEMVAQWLRDDYSSKARAAAFFIGISFVGSQLFLNMTQNGYSCGMDLAGILPKYINIKRGTIFVQLISWVVQPWTFFNTSSSFLDAMSAFGVFTTPIIAINIVDFYAIRKSKIPLIDFFTLSKSGLFWYDYGINWRSTLAFFTGLGLGLPGLVYSANDSLKENIGMMNFYYGYMFFIPIVSGGLYYALNLVAPLRHEKLRQEDPLDYFNCFNEKELENMGMDPNSDDVDILDAEIQDRSSFEVPGKKTA